One Streptomyces fagopyri DNA window includes the following coding sequences:
- a CDS encoding FHA domain-containing protein produces MGGAWWKLSGGYGRCEDVRVDRCVQSGFVLPHGRVCFGQGESPVKLFAKLFGKSAREGGDNARHRAPRHGDAEGQGGERPLFRDQVAGQGAPSVDPAQSGRIGFGEPSASSTGGGFAADPYASHVPGGQPRQEDPMSALVCTRCGNRNAENSRFCSNCGAPLRPGAIPERASETTSTISISGLEAYDAEVTGQTQMPTLSPEAQAAVDALPLGSALLVVRRGPNSGSRFLLDGELTTAGRHPQSDIFLDDVTVSRRHVEFRRAADGSFTVADVGSLNGTYVNRERIDSVPLSNGDEVQIGKYRLVFYASQRGI; encoded by the coding sequence ATGGGTGGTGCGTGGTGGAAACTGTCTGGTGGATACGGACGTTGTGAGGATGTCCGGGTCGACCGGTGTGTGCAATCAGGGTTCGTCCTGCCCCACGGGCGGGTCTGTTTCGGTCAAGGGGAATCGCCCGTGAAGTTGTTTGCGAAGTTGTTCGGCAAGAGCGCGCGAGAGGGCGGCGACAACGCCCGGCACCGCGCCCCGCGCCATGGAGACGCAGAGGGCCAGGGTGGCGAGCGTCCGCTGTTCCGCGACCAGGTCGCTGGTCAGGGCGCGCCGTCTGTTGACCCTGCCCAGTCCGGCCGCATAGGTTTCGGGGAACCGTCAGCCTCAAGTACGGGTGGAGGGTTCGCCGCCGACCCGTACGCGTCTCATGTCCCTGGGGGGCAGCCGCGGCAGGAGGATCCCATGTCGGCCCTGGTGTGTACGAGGTGCGGTAACCGCAACGCGGAAAACAGCCGCTTCTGTTCGAACTGCGGTGCGCCGCTGCGGCCCGGGGCGATCCCGGAGCGCGCGTCCGAGACGACGTCGACGATCTCCATCTCGGGCCTTGAGGCCTACGATGCCGAGGTCACCGGCCAGACGCAGATGCCCACGCTCTCCCCGGAGGCGCAGGCCGCCGTCGACGCGCTGCCGCTCGGCTCGGCGCTCCTGGTGGTCCGCCGTGGTCCGAACTCGGGCAGCCGCTTCCTCCTGGACGGTGAGCTGACCACCGCCGGGCGTCATCCGCAGAGCGACATCTTCCTCGACGACGTGACCGTGTCGCGCCGGCACGTGGAGTTCCGCCGCGCGGCGGACGGTTCGTTCACGGTCGCCGACGTGGGCAGCCTGAACGGCACGTACGTCAACCGGGAGCGGATCGACTCGGTTCCGCTGTCGAACGGCGACGAGGTGCAGATCGGTAAGTACCGGCTGGTCTTCTACGCGAGCCAGCGAGGTATCTGA